One segment of Arcanobacterium haemolyticum DSM 20595 DNA contains the following:
- a CDS encoding sugar O-acetyltransferase has translation MTRDQELYNRMLHGDLYKPEGEAFRSVYEHAMECQDRFNSLPSADWESHSAILQDWLGYVGEDVVIRAPLYVDYGKHTSIGAGTFINYDCIVLDVAPITIGKRCQIAPRVQILTAWHPLEPTLRGEGWEAGSPITIGDNVWLGAGAIILPGVTIGDNSVIGAGAVVNKDVPANVVAVGNPVRILKDLPEDMCAKDVIPPHLL, from the coding sequence ATGACGCGCGATCAAGAACTTTACAACCGGATGCTTCATGGAGATCTCTACAAGCCAGAAGGCGAAGCATTTCGTTCGGTGTATGAACATGCCATGGAATGCCAAGATAGGTTTAACTCCCTCCCATCCGCAGATTGGGAATCGCATTCGGCTATCCTTCAGGATTGGTTGGGCTATGTGGGAGAAGACGTTGTGATTCGTGCTCCACTCTATGTGGATTATGGAAAACATACGTCGATCGGTGCAGGGACTTTCATCAACTACGATTGTATTGTGCTTGATGTCGCGCCGATTACCATTGGTAAAAGATGCCAAATCGCCCCACGCGTCCAAATCCTCACTGCATGGCATCCGTTAGAACCGACGCTACGTGGTGAAGGCTGGGAAGCAGGCAGCCCGATTACGATTGGCGACAATGTGTGGCTAGGAGCAGGAGCAATTATCCTCCCAGGAGTAACCATTGGAGATAACAGCGTAATCGGTGCAGGCGCAGTTGTGAACAAGGACGTGCCAGCCAACGTCGTAGCAGTCGGGAACCCAGTGCGGATTCTCAAAGACCTTCCTGAAGATATGTGTGCGAAGGACGTGATCCCGCCTCACCTGCTCTAA
- a CDS encoding response regulator: MSLRIFIVDDHALVRAGVISQLEPIANMDVTGQAESVDDAITQLTTLEPDAVPDVVLLDVHLPGGNGGGGAEVARRVLAAGVSTRFLALSVSDAANDVVAVIRAGARGYVTKAVNVDELVEAIKRVAGGDAAFSPRLAGFVLDAFGSQTTDIAERDEELDRLSEREQEVMRLIARGYTYRETATELFISIKTVETHVSAVLRKLQLSNRHELSRWAALRGIE; the protein is encoded by the coding sequence ATGAGTCTACGAATTTTTATTGTTGACGATCATGCGCTTGTTCGTGCAGGAGTTATATCTCAGCTCGAACCGATTGCCAATATGGACGTCACTGGCCAAGCCGAATCCGTTGACGACGCGATTACCCAGCTCACTACGCTAGAACCTGATGCCGTTCCTGACGTGGTCTTGCTCGACGTCCACCTACCCGGTGGAAACGGTGGAGGAGGAGCAGAAGTTGCCCGCCGTGTGCTTGCAGCTGGAGTAAGTACCCGATTCCTTGCCCTTTCTGTGTCCGATGCAGCCAACGATGTGGTGGCGGTTATTCGAGCCGGCGCTCGCGGATATGTAACGAAGGCTGTGAATGTTGATGAACTTGTGGAAGCCATTAAGCGCGTGGCTGGGGGAGACGCGGCATTTTCACCACGGCTAGCAGGTTTTGTTCTGGATGCATTCGGTTCGCAAACAACTGATATTGCAGAACGTGATGAAGAACTTGATCGCTTATCTGAACGCGAACAAGAGGTGATGCGTCTTATCGCTCGTGGGTACACGTATCGTGAAACTGCCACAGAACTGTTTATTTCTATCAAGACTGTGGAAACACATGTTTCTGCTGTTCTACGAAAACTCCAGCTGTCCAATAGGCATGAACTATCGCGGTGGGCAGCACTACGCGGAATCGAATAA
- a CDS encoding PspC domain-containing protein: MRAEHDYSHLRAPGVKERPEFVRRSPRIVAGVARGLSVHIGGHVATWRWAFALGTFMFGLGALIYIVLAVSVPKEGSKPAKNSRIVPELNDSREEKHVNRPLFLTAGILLVGALGIYISQGGYGVSGSHFMIPFLIMVVGAGIAWSHPVGDESAPITWTIIGGLIAIVGALLMMGTYYGAYQTIAGLSVGIAVLITVSIIVAPVLLHNRTRLREEYAERIRESERADIAAHLHDSVLQTLALIRSRAEYPEEVATLARAQERDLRKYLYSDRSTEGTSVADDITKVAADIEDRFHVPVDVVTTGDAIPSHHTHALIGATREAITNAAKHASGAISVYAQLSDETSEVFVRDRGQGFIPEEIPADRAGIRDSIRGRIAKVNGETDIRSPLPTGGTEVRIKVWNGKHE, translated from the coding sequence ATGAGAGCAGAGCACGATTATTCCCATTTGCGGGCTCCCGGTGTAAAAGAGCGTCCCGAATTCGTACGCCGTTCGCCACGCATCGTGGCTGGCGTAGCGCGGGGGCTAAGCGTCCATATAGGAGGCCATGTAGCAACCTGGCGTTGGGCCTTTGCCCTTGGCACGTTTATGTTCGGTTTAGGCGCACTGATTTACATCGTGTTGGCCGTTTCTGTTCCAAAAGAAGGATCTAAGCCAGCGAAGAATTCTCGGATCGTACCAGAGCTGAACGATTCGAGAGAAGAAAAGCACGTTAACCGCCCATTATTTTTGACCGCAGGAATCTTACTCGTTGGCGCCTTAGGAATTTATATTTCTCAAGGGGGCTATGGTGTTTCCGGTAGTCATTTCATGATCCCATTTTTGATCATGGTAGTAGGAGCTGGAATCGCTTGGTCCCATCCAGTGGGAGATGAATCTGCTCCGATTACATGGACGATCATCGGAGGACTCATCGCGATCGTTGGTGCTTTGTTGATGATGGGAACGTATTATGGCGCTTATCAAACTATTGCGGGGCTTAGCGTGGGCATTGCCGTGCTGATAACGGTAAGTATCATCGTAGCGCCAGTATTACTGCATAACCGCACCCGGTTGCGTGAAGAATACGCAGAACGTATCAGGGAATCTGAACGCGCGGATATCGCAGCTCATCTACACGATTCAGTACTTCAAACCTTGGCGCTCATTCGCTCGCGTGCGGAATACCCTGAGGAAGTAGCAACGCTTGCTCGCGCTCAAGAACGCGATCTACGCAAATACCTCTACTCTGATCGGAGCACAGAAGGAACATCTGTTGCCGACGATATAACGAAGGTTGCTGCAGACATCGAAGATCGATTCCATGTACCTGTTGATGTGGTAACAACTGGAGATGCCATACCGTCGCATCACACGCACGCACTGATTGGAGCAACGCGAGAAGCAATAACAAACGCGGCAAAACATGCCTCAGGAGCGATCTCCGTCTATGCCCAATTAAGTGACGAAACAAGCGAAGTTTTTGTACGAGACCGCGGGCAAGGATTCATCCCAGAGGAGATCCCAGCAGATCGCGCCGGAATTCGTGATTCAATCCGCGGACGAATTGCTAAAGTTAATGGGGAAACAGACATACGTTCTCCTCTTCCAACAGGCGGAACAGAAGTACGTATCAAGGTATGGAACGGAAAACACGAATGA